A section of the Canis lupus baileyi chromosome 5, mCanLup2.hap1, whole genome shotgun sequence genome encodes:
- the SYTL1 gene encoding synaptotagmin-like protein 1, with protein sequence MPQRGHPSQEGLWALPSLPMAHEPEPEADGLLDLSFLTEEEQEAIADVLKRDAHLRQLEEGRVSKLRASVADPGQLKILTGDWFQEARSQRHHHAHFGSDLVRASIRRKKSSMGTGDQAPGSDGEAEAAEKDAEEEVESRLPMDKAPQEMLSKAKEPDFPSPYVPLKASDQEEEPQAQEAPGPGDPQVSAEEADPEPEPRSRGEEPPPPPAQTQAAPEILENGEEAPGPGSSVDRMLSSSSSVSSLNSSTLSGSQLSLSGEAEAGAVQVRGSVHFALRYEPGPAELRVHVIQCQGLAAARRRRSDPYVKSYLLPDKQSKRKTTVKKRNLNPVFNEILRYSIPQAELRGRVLSLSVWHRESLGRNIFLGEVEVPLDTWDWDSEPTWLPLQSRGPPSPDDLPSRGLLSLSLKYVPASSEGPGLPPSGELHFWVKEAQDLVPLRSGTLDTYVQCSVLPDDSRASRQRTRVVRRSLSPVFNHTMVYDGFGPADLRQACAELSLWDQGALASRQLGGTRLSLGTGSSYGLQVPWMDSTSEERQLWQTLLERPCEWVDGLLPLRTNLVPRT encoded by the exons CTCAGCTTCCTGacggaggaggagcaggaggccaTTGCCGATGTCCTGAAGCGAGATGCCCACCTTCGCCAGTTGGAGGAGGGCCGGGTCAG CAAGCTCCGGGCCTCGGTGGCAGACCCTGGGCAGCTGAAGATCCTGACAGGAGACTGGTTCCAGGAAGCACGCTCACAACGGCACCACCATGCCCACTTTGGCTCTGATCTTGTCCGAGCCTCTATCCGCAGAAAGAAGAGCTCCATGG GCACAGGAGATCAGGCTCCAGGCAGCGATGGGGAGGCTGAAGCTGCTGAGAAAGATGCTGAAGAGGAGGTGGAGTCCAG GCTCCCCATGGACAAGGCACCCCAAGAGATGCTCAGCAAGGCTAAG GAACCTGATTTTCCCTCACCATATGTCCCCCTAAAGGCTTCAGATCAGGAGGAAGAGCCCCAAGCCCAGGAAG ccccgggccccggggacCCGCAGGTCTCGGCGGAGGAGGCGGACCCGGAGCCGGAGCCGCGGTCGCGCGGAGAGGAGCCGccgccacccccagcccag acccaGGCGGCGCCCGAGATCCTGGAGAACGGGGAAGAGGCTCCGGGGCCCGGCTCCTCAGTCGACCGCATGCTCAGCAGCAGCTCCTCCGTGTCCAGCCTCAACTCCTCCAcg CTGAGCGGCAGCCAGCTGAGCCTGTCCGGGGAGGCCGAGGCGGGCGCGGTGCAGGTGCGCGGCTCCGTGCACTTCGCGCTGCGCTACGAGCCGGGCCCCGCCGAGCTGCGCGTGCACGTGATCCAGTGCCAGGGCCTGGCggccgcgcgccgccgccgctcggACCC ctACGTCAAAAGCTACCTCCTCCCGGATAAGCAGAGCAAGCGCAAGACCACAGTGAAGAAACGGAATCTGAACCCGGTCTTCAACGAGATCCTGCGG TACTCCATCCCGCAGGCCGAGCTCCGGGGCCGCGTGCTGAGCCTGTCCGTGTGGCACCGCGAAAGCCTGGGTCGCAACATCTTTCTGGGCGAAGTCGAAGTGCCTCTCGACACGTGGGACTGGGACTCTGAGCCCACCTGGCTCCCCCTGCAGTCCCGG GGCCCGCCCTCTCCCGACGACCTCCCCAGCCGCGGGCTGCTCTCCCTGTCCCTCAAGTACGTCCCCGCCAGCTCCGAGG GCCCGGGACTGCCCCCCAGTGGGGAGCTGCATTTCTGGGTGAAGGAAGCTCAGGACCTCGTGCCTCTGCGCTCAGGAACCCTGGATACCTACGTACAGTG TTCAGTGCTGCCTGATGACAGCCGGGCCAGCCGCCAAAGGACAAGGGTGGTACGGCGCAGCCTCAGCCCTGTGTTCAACCACACCATGGTTTACGATGGCTTCGGGCCTGCTGACCTGCGCCAGGCCTGTGCCGAGTTGTCCCTCTGGGACCAGGGGGCCCTGGCCAGCCGCCAGCTGGGGGGCACACGCCTCAGCCTGGGCACCG GCAGCAGCTATGGCCTCCAGGTGCCCTGGATGGACTCCACATCAGAGGAGAGGCAGCTGTGGCAGACGCTCCTGGAACGACCGTGTGAGTGGGTGGATGGCCTTCTGCCCCTCAGAACCAACCTGGTCCCCAGGACATAG